DNA sequence from the Bdellovibrionota bacterium genome:
AAGTTTACATCCGGGGACTTTTTCAGCGAAACGATCCACTATCTATTTGAAACGATAGGTATTTTTATAATTTTTATTGGTACTGATCTTGCTCCAAATTCAACGGATGAGGTGTGGGCTTTGCAAATAGAACCCATGGGGGCTGAATCCAATCAAGATGTTTCCATGGTTCGCCGGCTTCTGAACCTGAGGGAACAAGGTTTAGAAAGTCATTGGCGGCGTTCGCATACACGAACCGCGATCAGCCGATTGGCACTGGACGTTCGCATCGGAGACCACGATTTATTTCATCCCGCGCAAGTCATGAATATCGGACTGGGGGGAGCATTTCTCGCCACCCAACACTCCATTGCCAGTGGAAAATATTTTCTACTTACACTACGGGTCGTAACGGAAGGGTCCCCTCTTCACTTCTCGGCGCCCGTGCGTGCGGCACACGTTGAGTCCGAAGGATTCGGCGTTGAATTCATCGGTCTTACGCCGAGGAAACTGGAAGAACTCCAGATCTTTCTTCGCGAGATGCTGCGACAAGAACGAATTCAGTCGGCTAAAGAACTGATCGCGCAGCAGAAACGACCCACGCATCCGTCCGAACAACGCGCACCCGAAAAGAGTTCAAGGCGATGGTCGTTGCCAGCCTCCACGAGCCTATGGATCACCATCGGACTCCTCATTGCCGGCGTCATGACCGTTCGCATGAACGATACGTCGTCGCACGTCGATCGAATGGCGGTCCGGTACCTGCTTCCCGGGGATCCCGCGGTTGAGAGCAACGACGGA
Encoded proteins:
- a CDS encoding PilZ domain-containing protein, producing the protein MVRRLLNLREQGLESHWRRSHTRTAISRLALDVRIGDHDLFHPAQVMNIGLGGAFLATQHSIASGKYFLLTLRVVTEGSPLHFSAPVRAAHVESEGFGVEFIGLTPRKLEELQIFLREMLRQERIQSAKELIAQQKRPTHPSEQRAPEKSSRRWSLPASTSLWITIGLLIAGVMTVRMNDTSSHVDRMAVRYLLPGDPAVESNDGLQTIRFRASEVAAVLLLIDADPWIELQNGRRYRVTFDMLQQIPALANHLNHLRRAAQPTDGAEL